A single region of the Vidua macroura isolate BioBank_ID:100142 chromosome 12, ASM2450914v1, whole genome shotgun sequence genome encodes:
- the RCN2 gene encoding reticulocalbin-2 isoform X3, with protein sequence MLLELSQTGEEAEEYVRLSPEEQQRRLKNIVKKIDADADGLLSEDELSSWIQQSFKHYVTQEAKQHFSDYDKDGDGLVSWKEYNLQMYDRVIDFDENSVLEDQEEESFRQLHLKEKKRFEKANRDDVPALNVDEYIAFEHPEEVEYMTEFVIQEALEEHDKDGDGFVSLEEFLGDYRRDPTAREDPEWILVEKDRFVNDYDKDHDGKLNPQELLSWIVPNNQGIAQEEALHLIEEMDLNDDKKLSEAEILKNQDLFLNSEATDYGRQLHDERFYHEEL encoded by the exons atgctccttgaacTCAGTCAGACTGGG GAGGAAGCGGAGGAGTACGTGCGGCTCAGCCCGGAGGAACAGCAGCGGCGGCTGAAGAACATCGTGAAGAAAATCGACGCGGACGCGGACGGGCTGCTCAGCGAGG ATGAGCTGAGCTCCTGGATACAGCAGTCTTTTAAGCACTATGTTACACAAGAAGCTAAGCAACACTTCAGTGACTATGACAAAGACGGTGATGGATTGGTGTCCTGGAAGGAGTATAACTTGCAAATGTATGATCGTGTAATTGATTTTGATGAGAACAGTGTCCTGGAGGATCAAGAAGAAGAATCATTTCGCCAG CTtcatttaaaggagaaaaaacgTTTTGAGAAAGCTAATAGAGATGATGTTCCTGCTCTAAATGTGGATGAATATATTGCGTTCGAACATCCCGAAGAAGTGGAATACATGACG GAATTTGTCATTCAGGAGGCTTTAGAAGAACATGATAAAGATGGTGATGGATTTGTTAGCCTGGAAGAATTCCTTGGTGATTACAGAAGAGACCCAA CTGCAAGAGAAGATCCAGAATGGATACTGGTTGAGAAGGACCGGTTTGTGAATGACTATGACAAGGATCATGATGGAAAACTCAACCCTCAAGAGCTGCTGTCTTGGATAGTACCCAACAATCAGGGTATTGCACAAGAGGAG GCTCTGCACCTCATTGAAGAGATGGATTTGAATGATGATAAAAAactttctgaagcagaaattcTTAAGAACCAGGATTTGTTTCTTAACAGTGAAGCAACAGATTATGGTAGGCAGCTTCATGATGAACGTTTCTACCATGAAGAACTttag
- the RCN2 gene encoding reticulocalbin-2 isoform X1, translating into MRPLLLALGLALALGAASGQHRAEYDREALLGGQEEAEEYVRLSPEEQQRRLKNIVKKIDADADGLLSEDELSSWIQQSFKHYVTQEAKQHFSDYDKDGDGLVSWKEYNLQMYDRVIDFDENSVLEDQEEESFRQLHLKEKKRFEKANRDDVPALNVDEYIAFEHPEEVEYMTEFVIQEALEEHDKDGDGFVSLEEFLGDYRRDPTAREDPEWILVEKDRFVNDYDKDHDGKLNPQELLSWIVPNNQGIAQEEALHLIEEMDLNDDKKLSEAEILKNQDLFLNSEATDYGRQLHDERFYHEEL; encoded by the exons ATGCGGCCGCTGCTGCTGGCGCTGGGCCTGGCGCTGGCGCTGGGAGCGGCGAGCGGGCAGCACCGCGCCGAGTACGACCGGGAGGCGCTGCTCGGCGGGCAG GAGGAAGCGGAGGAGTACGTGCGGCTCAGCCCGGAGGAACAGCAGCGGCGGCTGAAGAACATCGTGAAGAAAATCGACGCGGACGCGGACGGGCTGCTCAGCGAGG ATGAGCTGAGCTCCTGGATACAGCAGTCTTTTAAGCACTATGTTACACAAGAAGCTAAGCAACACTTCAGTGACTATGACAAAGACGGTGATGGATTGGTGTCCTGGAAGGAGTATAACTTGCAAATGTATGATCGTGTAATTGATTTTGATGAGAACAGTGTCCTGGAGGATCAAGAAGAAGAATCATTTCGCCAG CTtcatttaaaggagaaaaaacgTTTTGAGAAAGCTAATAGAGATGATGTTCCTGCTCTAAATGTGGATGAATATATTGCGTTCGAACATCCCGAAGAAGTGGAATACATGACG GAATTTGTCATTCAGGAGGCTTTAGAAGAACATGATAAAGATGGTGATGGATTTGTTAGCCTGGAAGAATTCCTTGGTGATTACAGAAGAGACCCAA CTGCAAGAGAAGATCCAGAATGGATACTGGTTGAGAAGGACCGGTTTGTGAATGACTATGACAAGGATCATGATGGAAAACTCAACCCTCAAGAGCTGCTGTCTTGGATAGTACCCAACAATCAGGGTATTGCACAAGAGGAG GCTCTGCACCTCATTGAAGAGATGGATTTGAATGATGATAAAAAactttctgaagcagaaattcTTAAGAACCAGGATTTGTTTCTTAACAGTGAAGCAACAGATTATGGTAGGCAGCTTCATGATGAACGTTTCTACCATGAAGAACTttag
- the RCN2 gene encoding reticulocalbin-2 isoform X2, which yields MRPLLLALGLALALGAASGQHRAEYDREALLGGQEEAEEYVRLSPEEQQRRLKNIVKKIDADADGLLSEDELSSWIQQSFKHYVTQEAKQHFSDYDKDGDGLVSWKEYNLQMYDRVIDFDENSVLEDQEEESFRQEKKRFEKANRDDVPALNVDEYIAFEHPEEVEYMTEFVIQEALEEHDKDGDGFVSLEEFLGDYRRDPTAREDPEWILVEKDRFVNDYDKDHDGKLNPQELLSWIVPNNQGIAQEEALHLIEEMDLNDDKKLSEAEILKNQDLFLNSEATDYGRQLHDERFYHEEL from the exons ATGCGGCCGCTGCTGCTGGCGCTGGGCCTGGCGCTGGCGCTGGGAGCGGCGAGCGGGCAGCACCGCGCCGAGTACGACCGGGAGGCGCTGCTCGGCGGGCAG GAGGAAGCGGAGGAGTACGTGCGGCTCAGCCCGGAGGAACAGCAGCGGCGGCTGAAGAACATCGTGAAGAAAATCGACGCGGACGCGGACGGGCTGCTCAGCGAGG ATGAGCTGAGCTCCTGGATACAGCAGTCTTTTAAGCACTATGTTACACAAGAAGCTAAGCAACACTTCAGTGACTATGACAAAGACGGTGATGGATTGGTGTCCTGGAAGGAGTATAACTTGCAAATGTATGATCGTGTAATTGATTTTGATGAGAACAGTGTCCTGGAGGATCAAGAAGAAGAATCATTTCGCCAG gagaaaaaacgTTTTGAGAAAGCTAATAGAGATGATGTTCCTGCTCTAAATGTGGATGAATATATTGCGTTCGAACATCCCGAAGAAGTGGAATACATGACG GAATTTGTCATTCAGGAGGCTTTAGAAGAACATGATAAAGATGGTGATGGATTTGTTAGCCTGGAAGAATTCCTTGGTGATTACAGAAGAGACCCAA CTGCAAGAGAAGATCCAGAATGGATACTGGTTGAGAAGGACCGGTTTGTGAATGACTATGACAAGGATCATGATGGAAAACTCAACCCTCAAGAGCTGCTGTCTTGGATAGTACCCAACAATCAGGGTATTGCACAAGAGGAG GCTCTGCACCTCATTGAAGAGATGGATTTGAATGATGATAAAAAactttctgaagcagaaattcTTAAGAACCAGGATTTGTTTCTTAACAGTGAAGCAACAGATTATGGTAGGCAGCTTCATGATGAACGTTTCTACCATGAAGAACTttag